In the Dehalococcoidia bacterium genome, one interval contains:
- a CDS encoding FAD-binding oxidoreductase, whose amino-acid sequence MEAVVSKNIVKGLEEIVGAKYVRADDVIRWTYAIEDFAGTFFHPLSDKYGPPDIVIKPHSAEEISKILKLANKHKIPVIARGGGSDMTGATTPLKKTGGMILDMTDMNRVLDFQEGLNAVRVQPGIRWGELHHELAKKGVTAGCQGPHGFLGATLGGGIGGNCFSINSPKYGWLNENILNLQVVLPNGDIIETGSLANTMVKDWYYRYCNGPDLVGIFLGAAGAFGVITEFTLRTYPIPEFSDTLAYTFPDTDSQIKFVFKLEWHGYVTDLWGIAYYTLPDSLKKIIKPLIGERDIAIFATEAYDKDIFKAQKKAIDKMAKEFGGIALPVEGLTRALGISIINQTEWMGGGTFGKVMGPNGTDTCSIAHLPQWQKVVGKALDIMHRDEDALSGSIPLIGAEHFFLFAQLLGRGGVANTFAMTPADFMEPEKLKQAQDMYCEIVESYMDTGYAALYRIGKESQFLTKRFKPEYISFMKAIKKTLDPNNIMNPGVHGLGLEEE is encoded by the coding sequence ATGGAAGCGGTTGTAAGTAAAAACATTGTAAAGGGTTTAGAAGAAATAGTCGGGGCAAAGTATGTGCGGGCAGATGATGTCATCAGATGGACCTACGCAATAGAGGATTTTGCCGGTACCTTCTTTCATCCCTTATCCGATAAATATGGGCCACCCGATATAGTTATCAAACCCCACTCCGCCGAGGAGATCTCAAAAATCCTTAAGCTGGCAAACAAGCATAAAATTCCTGTAATCGCCAGAGGGGGAGGCTCGGACATGACCGGCGCTACGACCCCTCTCAAGAAAACAGGCGGTATGATCCTCGATATGACGGATATGAACCGTGTCCTCGATTTTCAAGAGGGGTTAAACGCGGTAAGGGTTCAGCCTGGCATAAGGTGGGGTGAGCTACATCACGAGCTCGCCAAAAAGGGGGTTACCGCTGGCTGTCAGGGGCCGCATGGTTTCCTTGGAGCTACCCTGGGAGGGGGTATTGGTGGTAACTGCTTCTCGATAAACAGCCCGAAGTATGGATGGCTCAATGAGAATATTCTTAACCTGCAGGTAGTTCTACCAAACGGGGATATAATAGAGACCGGCTCACTGGCCAATACCATGGTAAAGGACTGGTACTACAGATATTGTAACGGTCCCGATCTGGTCGGCATTTTCCTTGGAGCAGCCGGGGCGTTCGGGGTGATAACAGAGTTCACCCTCAGAACATACCCAATCCCTGAGTTCTCCGATACCCTCGCCTACACCTTTCCCGATACAGATTCCCAGATCAAATTCGTATTCAAGCTGGAATGGCACGGCTATGTCACGGATCTATGGGGCATTGCCTATTACACCCTTCCTGATTCTCTTAAGAAAATAATTAAACCTCTAATAGGAGAGAGAGATATTGCCATCTTTGCCACCGAGGCCTATGACAAAGACATATTCAAAGCACAGAAAAAGGCAATAGACAAAATGGCCAAAGAGTTCGGTGGTATAGCTTTACCGGTGGAAGGATTGACTCGCGCTCTGGGCATATCCATAATCAATCAGACAGAGTGGATGGGAGGGGGAACATTTGGTAAAGTCATGGGGCCAAACGGCACCGATACCTGTTCTATAGCCCATCTTCCCCAGTGGCAGAAGGTGGTGGGAAAGGCGCTGGATATCATGCATAGAGATGAAGATGCGTTAAGCGGCTCTATACCTTTAATAGGGGCAGAGCACTTCTTCCTTTTCGCTCAACTTCTCGGTAGAGGCGGGGTTGCCAATACATTCGCAATGACGCCCGCTGACTTCATGGAACCCGAGAAGCTAAAACAGGCTCAAGACATGTATTGCGAGATAGTAGAGTCCTACATGGATACCGGTTATGCAGCGCTTTACCGGATCGGTAAAGAGAGTCAATTTCTAACAAAGAGATTCAAGCCGGAATATATCTCGTTCATGAAGGCGATTAAGAAAACGCTTGATCCCAACAATATAATGAATCCAGGGGTCCATGGGCTTGGCCTGGAGGAAGAATAA
- a CDS encoding oxidoreductase: MAKPKVAFYWCASCGGCEETVVDLNEDILKVADAVDIVLWPVALDFKRKDVEAMADGEIAVSFINGAVRTEEQEEMVKLLRQKSGLIVAFGACAHLGGIPGLANFWNRETIFQRQYIEVPTMENPEGVTPQVKTTVDVGELTLPEFYDTVKTLDQTIDVDYYLPGCPPPPDLIMNAVTAILEGKLPEKGAVLAPNIALCDSCPRKDSRPDKLSIKEIKRPWQIKIDPEKCFLDQGLICMGPASRSGCGETCIRANQPCRGCFGPVDGVTDQGAKGLSMIVSILGIEEEEKMTEEGVTKLIEGIADPAGTFYRFSLPASLLVRKRM; this comes from the coding sequence ATGGCTAAACCGAAGGTGGCTTTTTACTGGTGCGCTTCATGCGGTGGCTGTGAGGAGACGGTGGTTGACCTCAATGAAGATATTCTCAAGGTAGCGGACGCCGTTGACATCGTTCTATGGCCAGTGGCACTGGACTTTAAGCGAAAGGATGTCGAGGCGATGGCCGACGGCGAGATAGCGGTGAGCTTTATCAACGGGGCAGTGAGGACAGAAGAGCAGGAGGAGATGGTAAAGCTGCTGAGACAAAAATCCGGGCTTATCGTTGCCTTCGGTGCCTGCGCCCATCTCGGCGGGATACCGGGGCTGGCAAACTTCTGGAACCGTGAGACGATATTTCAAAGGCAATATATAGAAGTCCCCACCATGGAAAATCCGGAGGGAGTCACCCCACAAGTTAAGACCACGGTTGATGTTGGCGAGCTCACCCTGCCCGAATTCTACGATACGGTAAAAACACTGGACCAGACCATCGACGTAGATTACTACCTGCCGGGGTGTCCGCCGCCGCCGGATTTGATAATGAACGCAGTAACCGCCATCCTCGAGGGAAAACTCCCGGAGAAAGGGGCGGTGCTTGCCCCGAATATAGCCCTGTGTGATAGTTGTCCGAGAAAGGACTCAAGGCCGGATAAACTGTCGATCAAGGAGATAAAGCGGCCGTGGCAAATCAAGATTGACCCGGAGAAATGCTTCCTTGACCAGGGATTGATCTGCATGGGGCCGGCTAGCCGTTCCGGGTGTGGGGAGACCTGCATTAGAGCCAACCAGCCATGCCGCGGTTGCTTCGGCCCGGTGGATGGCGTTACCGACCAGGGGGCAAAAGGGCTTTCCATGATCGTCTCCATTCTCGGGATTGAGGAGGAGGAAAAGATGACGGAAGAAGGTGTCACAAAGTTGATCGAGGGGATTGCCGACCCGGCGGGAACATTCTACAGGTTTAGCCTCCCCGCTTCGCTTCTGGTAAGAAAGAGAATGTAG
- a CDS encoding Ni/Fe hydrogenase subunit alpha — protein sequence MKKITIDPITRLEGHGKIEIFLDDAGEVARAYLQIPELRGFEKFCEGRPAEEVPRITTMICGVCPTAHHMAGTKALDDLFKVEPTSAAKKIRELMYNAFQCEDHILNFFFLGGPDFVVGPTAPAGERNILGVIAKAGMEAGGKVIEVRKRMRNVLRIIGGKPVSPTCGLPGGVSKGISEDEKKTIIEAGDYGVEFCQFALKLFDDIVLGNKDYVDLVTGDVYKHRTYYMGMVDANNKVNFYDGDIRVVDPNGKEFAKFKPQEYLSHIREHAEPWTYVRFSFLKDVGWKGFVDGEDSGVFRVAPLARLNVADGMATPLAQEAYEKLFSTLGGKPVHNTLAFHWARLVEALYAAERVQQLANDPEITSPDIVNLPTQTPKEGVGIVEAPRGTLIHHYETDDKGIITKCNLIVATQNNSAAINMSVEKAAKLLIHKGEVPEGILNMIEMGFRAYDPCHACATHSLPGRMPLELNIYDSQGDLVKRLRRGQ from the coding sequence ATGAAAAAGATAACCATAGATCCGATAACCCGGCTTGAGGGCCACGGCAAGATAGAGATATTCCTCGATGATGCTGGCGAGGTGGCTAGGGCTTACCTTCAGATACCAGAGCTTCGTGGCTTCGAGAAGTTCTGTGAGGGAAGGCCCGCCGAGGAGGTGCCCCGAATAACCACGATGATTTGCGGGGTGTGTCCCACCGCCCACCACATGGCGGGGACCAAGGCCCTTGACGACCTCTTTAAAGTGGAGCCGACTTCGGCGGCGAAAAAGATAAGGGAGCTGATGTATAACGCCTTCCAGTGCGAGGACCACATACTGAACTTCTTCTTCCTCGGCGGCCCCGACTTCGTTGTCGGCCCCACCGCGCCTGCGGGGGAGAGGAATATACTCGGTGTCATTGCCAAGGCGGGAATGGAAGCCGGCGGCAAGGTCATCGAGGTAAGAAAAAGGATGCGCAACGTTCTGCGTATAATCGGTGGCAAGCCAGTCTCCCCCACCTGCGGCCTGCCCGGTGGCGTATCAAAGGGAATCAGTGAGGATGAAAAGAAGACCATCATTGAAGCCGGGGACTACGGCGTTGAGTTCTGCCAATTCGCACTTAAGCTTTTCGATGATATCGTGCTTGGAAATAAAGACTATGTTGACCTGGTCACCGGGGATGTCTATAAGCACCGAACATATTACATGGGGATGGTGGATGCGAATAACAAGGTGAACTTCTACGACGGCGATATCCGCGTTGTGGACCCGAACGGCAAAGAGTTCGCCAAGTTCAAGCCACAGGAATACTTAAGTCACATCAGGGAGCACGCTGAGCCCTGGACCTACGTGAGATTTTCTTTCCTAAAGGATGTCGGATGGAAGGGATTCGTGGATGGGGAGGACAGCGGTGTCTTTCGAGTGGCTCCACTCGCCCGCCTCAATGTCGCCGACGGCATGGCCACGCCGCTGGCTCAGGAGGCCTATGAAAAGCTGTTTTCCACATTAGGCGGCAAGCCGGTTCACAATACCCTTGCGTTCCACTGGGCCCGACTGGTGGAGGCGCTATACGCCGCTGAACGGGTGCAGCAACTGGCAAATGACCCCGAGATAACCTCTCCCGACATCGTAAACCTGCCCACCCAGACCCCCAAAGAGGGAGTGGGTATAGTGGAGGCGCCGCGAGGAACCCTGATCCACCACTATGAAACCGATGACAAGGGAATCATTACCAAGTGCAACCTGATCGTAGCCACGCAAAATAACTCGGCGGCGATTAACATGTCGGTGGAAAAAGCAGCCAAGTTGCTGATCCACAAGGGCGAGGTCCCCGAGGGGATCCTCAACATGATCGAGATGGGCTTCCGCGCCTATGACCCCTGTCACGCCTGCGCCACCCATTCACTGCCGGGGAGGATGCCCCTTGAGCTAAATATATATGACTCCCAAGGGGACTTGGTGAAGAGATTACGCAGAGGCCAATAG
- a CDS encoding 4Fe-4S dicluster domain-containing protein: MSITDAINPSPSSELQNFVESRSGQKVLRCYQCGKCSAGCPASYVMDMGPRQVMRAIQLGLKERVLESSTIWLCISCQTCSARCPNEIDIARVMESLRLLAAAEKSKPAEKGIELFHRLFLVIIQRFGRIHELSLGVSYNLLSRQPFAKITTLPAMFARGKAPVLPPRVKGAAEIRNLSAKVKAMENEPHKRDAE; encoded by the coding sequence ATGAGTATAACTGATGCGATTAACCCTTCGCCCTCAAGTGAACTGCAGAATTTTGTAGAAAGCCGAAGCGGGCAGAAGGTGCTGCGCTGTTACCAGTGCGGAAAATGTAGCGCCGGATGTCCCGCGTCCTACGTCATGGACATGGGCCCGCGCCAGGTTATGCGGGCCATACAGCTCGGACTAAAGGAGAGAGTCCTGGAGAGCTCTACTATATGGCTCTGTATCTCCTGCCAGACCTGCTCCGCCCGCTGCCCCAACGAGATAGATATTGCCCGGGTGATGGAATCGCTGCGGTTGCTTGCTGCTGCTGAGAAAAGCAAACCGGCTGAAAAAGGCATCGAACTCTTCCACAGGCTCTTCCTCGTCATTATCCAGCGCTTCGGCCGTATCCATGAGCTTTCTCTCGGTGTTTCATACAATTTGCTGAGCAGACAACCTTTCGCCAAAATCACGACGCTGCCAGCTATGTTCGCAAGGGGCAAAGCACCCGTTTTGCCACCCAGGGTTAAAGGGGCTGCTGAAATTAGAAATCTATCCGCCAAGGTAAAGGCCATGGAGAATGAGCCTCATAAAAGGGATGCAGAATGA
- a CDS encoding (Fe-S)-binding protein — MRIEEYKREIWTCNHCAMCTGTVTDEGGFYKTCPTYEQLRFEDSSSRGHNIMAFYLLEGSLKYSKEVADCVYNCTTCASCEEICKPMGNMIAQMGGSALKTLLPRIMRPLGAELEPIQSVAIVEAMRADCVDLGLQPEPLKKMAGSIEKNYNPYGAPHANRTKWAEGLDIPQTADTVLFVGCSIAYSRQEIAHATLKILKRAGIKFAVLPDEWCCGSILLRNGNVDLAEKMITHNVDLLKEKKVKRLVTSCAEGYMGISKDWPQLAGELPFKVLHISQLLAELISGGKIKFKKPINSKVTYHDPCHLGREMDIYDEPRVVLKSIPGIDLVEMYPTEHAAWCCGAGGGVKIANPELALDIGAAKIPFIKETGATVLASACPFCKTHFMDVMERAKETIEVKDITELVAEAMGV; from the coding sequence ATGAGAATTGAGGAATACAAACGGGAAATATGGACATGTAATCACTGCGCTATGTGCACAGGGACTGTGACTGACGAAGGCGGATTCTATAAAACCTGTCCTACTTACGAACAGCTTAGGTTCGAAGATAGCTCATCCAGAGGCCACAATATAATGGCCTTCTATCTCCTGGAGGGGTCGCTGAAATACTCCAAAGAGGTCGCCGATTGTGTCTATAATTGCACTACATGCGCCTCATGTGAAGAGATATGCAAACCTATGGGCAATATGATAGCCCAGATGGGCGGAAGTGCCCTCAAGACCTTGCTGCCCAGGATCATGCGCCCGCTTGGAGCAGAATTGGAGCCTATTCAATCAGTCGCTATTGTGGAAGCGATGCGCGCTGATTGCGTTGACCTCGGTCTTCAGCCGGAGCCACTTAAGAAAATGGCTGGAAGCATCGAAAAAAACTACAACCCCTATGGAGCACCACATGCAAACAGGACGAAATGGGCAGAAGGCCTCGATATACCCCAAACCGCTGACACCGTTCTCTTCGTGGGCTGTAGCATAGCTTACAGCAGACAGGAGATAGCTCATGCAACCTTAAAAATACTAAAAAGAGCGGGGATCAAATTTGCGGTACTTCCGGATGAATGGTGCTGCGGTTCGATACTGCTCAGGAATGGAAATGTGGACCTGGCAGAGAAAATGATTACACACAACGTGGATTTACTAAAGGAAAAGAAGGTTAAAAGGCTTGTTACTTCGTGTGCTGAAGGCTACATGGGAATAAGCAAGGACTGGCCACAGTTGGCTGGAGAGCTACCATTCAAGGTTTTACATATTAGCCAGTTACTGGCCGAGCTGATTTCAGGTGGAAAGATAAAGTTCAAAAAGCCAATTAATTCAAAGGTAACCTATCACGACCCATGTCATCTCGGAAGGGAAATGGATATCTATGATGAGCCGAGAGTAGTTTTAAAATCGATCCCGGGGATTGATCTGGTGGAGATGTATCCCACCGAGCACGCGGCATGGTGCTGCGGTGCCGGTGGCGGGGTTAAAATCGCCAACCCGGAACTCGCACTAGATATAGGTGCTGCCAAGATCCCGTTTATAAAGGAAACCGGCGCAACCGTTCTAGCATCAGCATGCCCATTCTGCAAGACGCACTTCATGGATGTTATGGAGAGGGCGAAAGAGACGATCGAGGTTAAGGATATAACTGAACTGGTCGCCGAAGCTATGGGGGTATAA
- a CDS encoding CoB--CoM heterodisulfide reductase iron-sulfur subunit B family protein: MIPDTFAYYPGCTLHSTEKEYDVSARLVCAKLGLKLQELEDWTCCGASSAHTINELLSIALPARDLQKAEKMGLPIVAACALCFSRLKHAAHALIDKEKLDLINNLLGNEFHNTTEVFHLLKVLYEKRDAITPSRPLGSLKIACYYGCLLVRPREIVDLDDVEDPQIMDRLMERLGAVTVDWGFKTECCGASLPITKPEMVLKLSHRILSQAKQAGADCVAVACPMCHNNLDAYQKDMKKKYSDEFELPVLYFTQLVGLALGFSPKQLLLDKHFTSPLPMLRDKGLADEGIAIAEVSHG; the protein is encoded by the coding sequence ATGATACCGGATACCTTCGCATATTATCCCGGCTGTACCCTGCACTCCACAGAAAAGGAGTACGACGTATCGGCCCGTTTGGTATGTGCGAAGTTGGGACTTAAACTGCAGGAACTGGAGGATTGGACCTGCTGTGGAGCCTCCTCAGCTCATACCATCAATGAACTTTTAAGCATCGCCCTACCCGCCCGTGACCTACAGAAGGCGGAGAAAATGGGGCTTCCCATAGTGGCTGCCTGTGCCCTGTGCTTCTCACGTTTGAAGCATGCTGCCCACGCACTAATAGACAAAGAAAAGCTGGATTTGATTAATAACCTTCTCGGTAATGAGTTTCACAATACCACCGAGGTTTTTCACCTGCTTAAAGTCTTATACGAGAAAAGGGATGCCATAACCCCGAGCAGACCGCTCGGCAGCTTGAAGATTGCCTGTTACTACGGTTGCCTGCTGGTTCGCCCCCGCGAAATAGTCGATCTAGATGATGTTGAGGACCCTCAGATTATGGATCGGCTGATGGAGAGGCTGGGCGCTGTAACTGTGGACTGGGGTTTTAAGACAGAGTGCTGCGGTGCCAGCCTGCCTATCACCAAACCTGAAATGGTGTTAAAGCTTTCACATCGCATACTCTCCCAGGCAAAGCAGGCAGGTGCCGACTGTGTGGCGGTGGCTTGCCCCATGTGCCATAACAACCTGGACGCCTACCAGAAGGATATGAAAAAGAAATATAGCGATGAGTTTGAGTTGCCGGTGCTTTACTTCACCCAGCTTGTGGGGCTTGCCCTGGGCTTCTCGCCCAAGCAACTGCTCCTCGACAAGCACTTCACCAGCCCACTACCCATGCTTAGAGATAAGGGACTGGCAGATGAAGGAATCGCTATAGCAGAGGTTAGCCATGGCTAG
- a CDS encoding NAD-dependent epimerase/dehydratase family protein — MKNVAITGVGGYLGGRLLNRLEQEGEVERIIGLDVREPGAASSKLKFYQQDVRKPFADIFADNQIDTALHLAFQVTPIHDEAGTHSINIQGSQNFLEACKKASVSQLFYMSSHTTYGAHADNPESIPEDAPLRPTPDFLYPNDKAKVDLMFQDFMAKNPDTRVTIVRTVTVTGPHIVAGGLTVLFTPVMIRASGHDPQWQFIHEDDLVELVTILLKKKLGGVFNVAGEGGLRYTEMIKAVGKRSIALPAGLLSRFTRLSWNLHLQSRSPGGMEILKYPIVVNTEKVRKATGYQFRYSGPEAFKAFLETMRKIT; from the coding sequence ATGAAAAATGTCGCTATCACGGGCGTAGGGGGATACCTCGGTGGTCGATTGCTCAACAGGCTTGAGCAGGAAGGTGAAGTGGAGCGCATCATCGGCCTCGATGTCAGGGAGCCAGGCGCTGCCTCTTCTAAGCTGAAATTTTACCAGCAGGATGTGCGAAAGCCATTTGCCGATATTTTCGCCGATAACCAGATCGACACCGCACTGCACCTGGCCTTTCAGGTCACACCCATTCACGATGAGGCTGGCACCCATAGCATTAATATCCAGGGGTCGCAGAACTTCCTCGAAGCCTGCAAGAAGGCATCGGTAAGTCAACTCTTCTACATGAGCAGCCATACCACTTATGGGGCACATGCCGATAATCCCGAATCGATTCCCGAGGACGCGCCGCTGCGGCCTACCCCCGATTTCCTCTACCCCAATGACAAGGCCAAAGTCGATCTGATGTTTCAGGACTTCATGGCAAAGAACCCGGATACCCGTGTTACCATCGTGCGTACTGTCACCGTAACCGGCCCCCACATCGTTGCCGGGGGACTGACCGTCCTTTTTACCCCGGTAATGATTCGGGCCAGCGGACACGACCCTCAATGGCAGTTTATCCACGAGGACGACCTGGTAGAGCTGGTCACCATCCTGCTCAAAAAGAAGCTAGGAGGGGTCTTCAATGTCGCCGGCGAGGGAGGGCTGCGCTATACCGAGATGATAAAGGCTGTAGGCAAACGGTCGATTGCGCTCCCGGCAGGCCTGCTATCACGGTTCACACGCCTTTCCTGGAATCTGCACCTCCAGTCACGGTCCCCGGGCGGCATGGAGATTCTAAAGTACCCCATAGTTGTCAACACCGAAAAGGTGCGTAAAGCGACCGGCTACCAGTTCCGCTACTCCGGCCCAGAGGCATTCAAGGCCTTCCTTGAAACGATGCGGAAAATTACTTGA
- a CDS encoding MMPL family transporter yields MSFKSLGYFVFRHRRAVIYVWCALLVVGAVVGPMAMNALAPGSNHTTSGEAADGYRILEQEFGIRPTVLSIVFTSDSLRADNPQFMDEMDQALVGLQDIEKIDSPITYRSTGDPRFISADGHVTYAVIGVDGDLSEGTMLVSDIREGLQPQPHLTTYVTGEAALWYDVEQSVMTDWKKAEIYTFPLVAIILILVFGSLVAAGLPLAIGAASVALSMALVFIMVQFTPISTSSMIVIVFIGLAISIDYALIMVTRFRQELRAGKGIEESLATTVDTSGKAIFYAALTSMIGFGALISYNMSAFRSLGIGGVSVLIMALAAGLTLVPAILSVVGPRINRLAIFRPSQREGKFWYRLARWEMRHPAIVLLIVIPLIGLLSWPVLSLNIQNTAASDVTESSEARQGFEVLSEGFGAGELAPVQIAVTTRSTILDTDKVAALYDFTREVEEHKEVSRIESIVNLDPSITNEQYQFMYADPDSIQDPQIKGILSQLTTDQATLVQVYTKSDPLSPEAEELVTYIRELEPDGLTIHVTGCTALHLDSMDQAYSYFPWILLIIGSTTFLALLWLFKSILLPIKAIVLNVASVAAAYGIVVFIFQQGHFSGVLNFTSTGGIEPVIPIMAFCVIFGLSIDYEVFLLSRMREAWVKTGDNTRSVGIGLARTGRVITGAAAIMVVVFGSLVIGDVLFLKIIGVTLALAIFIDAAIIRVFMAPALMRIMGKWNWWAPAFLERLWTPRGAVGIPELAPGKAIEFALRMRGVSRSYRIGDGEVRALKNVTLDVARGEFVVIVGPNGSGKTTLLNLVGGIESPTSGSIKSNGIMATKLNNKGSTAYRRNIIGFIFQSFNLVPTLTVRGNVEFAITLVKRPRNALKVLKLLGLQEHADHYPNKLSGSEQQRLAIAVALAKDPPILLCDEPTGELDFETGKRILSILRKINHKYNKTVIIATNNPLIEQIADRVIRLLDGEIIEDKRNYSPIEPGELRAESP; encoded by the coding sequence ATGTCATTTAAGAGCCTGGGGTATTTTGTCTTTAGGCACCGCCGAGCGGTTATATACGTCTGGTGTGCTCTACTTGTCGTGGGTGCAGTCGTGGGACCAATGGCGATGAATGCCCTTGCTCCCGGTTCCAACCATACAACGTCGGGAGAGGCTGCCGATGGATACAGAATTCTCGAGCAAGAGTTTGGCATCAGACCCACCGTACTTTCGATAGTATTTACCAGTGATAGCTTGCGGGCCGATAATCCACAGTTTATGGATGAGATGGATCAGGCTCTAGTCGGCCTGCAGGATATTGAAAAAATAGACTCTCCCATTACCTATCGTAGTACTGGTGACCCACGGTTTATCTCCGCTGATGGTCATGTTACTTATGCGGTCATTGGTGTAGATGGAGACCTAAGTGAGGGTACTATGTTGGTATCCGATATCAGGGAGGGGCTTCAGCCGCAGCCCCATCTTACCACGTACGTCACTGGCGAAGCAGCCCTATGGTATGATGTTGAACAGTCTGTTATGACTGACTGGAAAAAGGCGGAGATATATACTTTCCCTCTTGTAGCCATCATCCTCATCCTAGTCTTTGGTAGCCTTGTGGCTGCCGGGCTCCCCCTAGCCATAGGTGCTGCCAGCGTAGCACTTTCCATGGCATTGGTATTTATCATGGTCCAATTTACTCCGATATCCACTTCAAGCATGATTGTAATAGTGTTTATTGGGCTCGCTATTAGCATAGATTATGCCCTGATTATGGTAACCCGCTTTCGGCAGGAGTTGAGAGCGGGGAAGGGAATAGAGGAGAGCCTGGCTACTACCGTTGATACATCAGGCAAGGCCATATTCTATGCAGCACTCACCAGCATGATCGGTTTTGGCGCGCTCATAAGCTACAATATGAGTGCGTTTAGATCCCTTGGTATTGGTGGGGTGTCAGTGCTTATAATGGCACTGGCAGCAGGTTTGACACTAGTCCCTGCCATTCTATCTGTCGTAGGGCCCCGTATAAACCGGCTGGCCATCTTCCGGCCATCCCAACGAGAGGGTAAATTCTGGTATAGGCTGGCACGGTGGGAGATGAGGCACCCAGCTATAGTTCTCTTAATAGTAATACCGCTTATCGGATTACTCTCATGGCCGGTATTAAGCCTTAATATACAAAACACGGCAGCCAGTGACGTTACAGAATCAAGCGAGGCGAGGCAGGGTTTTGAAGTTCTAAGTGAGGGATTCGGCGCTGGTGAGCTGGCACCTGTCCAGATTGCTGTTACTACCCGCAGCACCATCCTCGATACAGATAAGGTGGCTGCTCTCTATGATTTCACCCGGGAGGTGGAAGAGCACAAGGAGGTTAGCCGTATCGAGAGTATAGTCAACCTGGACCCATCGATAACCAATGAACAATACCAGTTCATGTATGCCGATCCCGACTCAATTCAAGATCCACAAATAAAGGGTATTCTTAGTCAATTAACCACGGACCAAGCAACCCTGGTCCAGGTATATACCAAGAGCGATCCTCTTTCCCCTGAGGCTGAAGAATTAGTGACCTACATACGCGAGCTTGAGCCTGATGGATTAACAATTCATGTTACTGGTTGTACGGCTCTTCATTTAGATTCGATGGATCAGGCATATAGCTATTTCCCATGGATCCTGCTTATTATTGGATCAACTACTTTTCTGGCCCTATTATGGCTGTTTAAATCTATACTGCTGCCAATCAAGGCTATCGTGCTCAATGTAGCTAGTGTCGCTGCCGCCTATGGCATTGTCGTCTTCATTTTTCAACAGGGCCATTTCAGCGGCGTGCTTAATTTCACATCAACCGGAGGTATAGAACCTGTTATACCGATAATGGCTTTCTGCGTTATTTTTGGATTAAGCATTGATTACGAGGTATTCCTACTCAGCAGGATGAGGGAGGCATGGGTGAAAACCGGGGATAACACCAGAAGCGTGGGTATTGGGTTAGCGCGGACAGGCCGGGTAATCACAGGTGCTGCTGCTATTATGGTCGTAGTCTTTGGCAGCCTAGTTATAGGCGATGTGCTTTTTTTGAAGATTATCGGTGTAACACTAGCTCTGGCCATCTTCATTGATGCTGCGATCATACGGGTCTTTATGGCCCCTGCGCTGATGCGCATCATGGGAAAGTGGAACTGGTGGGCCCCTGCCTTCCTGGAGCGGTTGTGGACACCCCGGGGTGCTGTAGGGATACCTGAATTGGCACCTGGCAAGGCGATAGAGTTCGCGTTGCGAATGAGGGGTGTTTCGCGATCATATAGGATTGGGGATGGTGAAGTGAGAGCGCTTAAGAACGTTACGCTCGATGTGGCACGTGGGGAATTTGTAGTCATCGTAGGGCCAAATGGCTCGGGCAAGACCACCTTGTTGAACCTGGTTGGCGGGATCGAATCTCCTACCTCAGGGAGTATCAAATCGAATGGAATCATGGCTACCAAGCTCAATAATAAAGGTTCAACCGCTTACCGGCGTAACATCATCGGCTTCATTTTCCAGTCTTTTAACCTGGTACCAACGCTAACAGTTAGGGGAAACGTCGAGTTTGCCATTACATTAGTCAAAAGGCCGAGAAATGCCCTGAAAGTGTTGAAGCTCTTAGGGCTCCAAGAGCATGCTGACCATTATCCGAATAAGCTCTCCGGCAGCGAACAGCAGCGGTTAGCGATAGCAGTGGCCTTGGCAAAGGATCCGCCTATACTTCTGTGCGATGAACCGACCGGCGAACTTGATTTTGAGACCGGAAAGCGAATCCTGAGCATACTGCGCAAAATAAACCATAAGTATAACAAGACTGTTATTATTGCCACCAATAATCCTCTTATTGAGCAAATAGCCGATCGCGTTATACGACTTCTTGATGGTGAGATCATTGAGGATAAGCGTAACTACTCTCCTATAGAGCCAGGAGAATTGCGTGCAGAATCCCCATGA